The following proteins come from a genomic window of Polyangiaceae bacterium:
- a CDS encoding type II toxin-antitoxin system VapC family toxin: MSRICLDTSAYSNFKRGDGSATAIIDAADWVGVPAIVLGELRAGFALGRRPRAHESELGRFLANPAVQVLDVDDEASRIYSDIVVLLRKSGTPVPTNDIWIAAVAAREGAVVLTFDDHFRAITRVGSQVLTRN, from the coding sequence TTGAGTCGGATCTGTCTCGACACGTCGGCCTACAGCAACTTCAAGCGCGGCGACGGGTCGGCAACCGCAATCATCGACGCAGCGGACTGGGTGGGCGTTCCGGCGATCGTGCTCGGAGAGCTCCGTGCTGGATTCGCGTTGGGACGCCGGCCGCGCGCGCACGAGAGCGAGCTCGGTCGATTCCTGGCAAACCCCGCGGTGCAAGTGCTCGACGTCGACGACGAAGCCTCGCGGATCTACTCGGACATCGTGGTGCTGCTCCGCAAGTCCGGCACGCCGGTGCCGACCAACGACATCTGGATCGCCGCGGTTGCCGCCCGCGAAGGTGCGGTCGTGCTCACCTTCGACGACCATTTTCGCGCCATCACGCGGGTTGGCAGCCAGGTCCTGACACGGAATTGA
- a CDS encoding SUMF1/EgtB/PvdO family nonheme iron enzyme: MFLGASSEMTCAGLIISLGLSLSACGGVASDVNAVDGGADGPGDAAAEGGAACPVGFFGAKLIQLEAPGGHRYCMDQREVTAGEYAAFVAAKNGDTSGQSSECTGNHWEPALSTPVDGGDFPSGCDPSGYDPSGHPDHAVACVDFCDAAGFCAWAGKRLCGPVGGGGATLSGIEDPARSEWANACTQGGTTKYPFGDVYTPGTCVDFTALQSYGEAAKDVTDLALGQCSGSTDGFSDVYDLVGSVSEWTDECEAMGGYFNCPTHGVASMDSPTSPPPSCQAGVWLFSETHHEVGFRCCADVER; the protein is encoded by the coding sequence ATGTTCCTTGGCGCTAGCTCAGAGATGACCTGCGCGGGGCTCATCATCAGTCTGGGGCTGTCGCTGAGCGCGTGCGGCGGCGTTGCCTCGGACGTCAACGCCGTCGACGGCGGCGCTGACGGTCCAGGTGACGCTGCGGCGGAGGGCGGGGCGGCGTGTCCCGTCGGGTTCTTCGGCGCGAAGCTCATCCAACTCGAAGCGCCTGGGGGACATCGCTATTGCATGGATCAACGCGAGGTGACGGCGGGCGAGTACGCCGCCTTCGTGGCCGCCAAGAACGGGGACACGAGTGGACAGAGCTCGGAGTGCACGGGCAATCACTGGGAGCCCGCGCTGAGCACCCCGGTGGACGGCGGTGACTTTCCGTCGGGATGCGATCCGTCGGGCTACGATCCGTCGGGTCATCCCGACCACGCCGTCGCGTGTGTGGACTTCTGCGATGCGGCGGGCTTCTGCGCCTGGGCGGGCAAGCGCCTGTGCGGCCCCGTGGGCGGGGGCGGAGCCACTCTGTCCGGCATCGAGGATCCGGCGCGGAGCGAGTGGGCCAACGCGTGCACGCAGGGCGGCACGACGAAGTACCCATTTGGAGATGTGTATACCCCGGGAACGTGCGTCGACTTCACGGCTCTTCAGAGCTACGGAGAAGCGGCCAAGGACGTCACGGATCTCGCCTTGGGGCAGTGCTCCGGGAGCACGGACGGATTTTCGGACGTGTACGACCTGGTAGGCAGCGTCAGCGAATGGACGGACGAATGCGAGGCCATGGGCGGTTACTTCAATTGCCCGACGCACGGAGTGGCGTCGATGGACAGCCCAACCTCGCCGCCACCGTCGTGTCAGGCCGGCGTCTGGCTCTTTTCGGAAACGCACCACGAGGTGGGCTTCCGTTGTTGTGCGGACGTCGAGCGGTAG
- a CDS encoding carboxypeptidase regulatory-like domain-containing protein, with the protein MMRALVVAVGLLFASGCSVASLKEDGYSPTKNQCKSDDDCGGGTCDQSHSVCVASEGQFATVLFEITPPSSSAQFSGVRFLQTLDGISTAGGGLDLKLPAVATVQGQVTPTRAKHQPDCALSYGGSATVPVKISFTPTERLLGLSSESYTASTVKEQDYGFELSVPPGTYDIYIEPDLEEISGDSCSVVPQLIKNEEIPAAVFTLPLVAQPATLLKVEVSWPKALLAGKPATENFLEGLDGWQIDIIDPTSGRVLSSPATLSLTQEGDIETFSTDVEYAPVLGDDSAVGTELVRLKPPEGVVAPTLVFERGTLDAFQVGKAKINQLEGVPHAIDVSGDVLEGGDQRDETLTGTVKFVAKKLAFLPEGTLFAFVKTVPIDGGKYTAALLPGEYDVYVAPEAGKGLATTKSTLTVAGSPGVQSGKGVSVLAASQVAGVVLGPAGQPVVGASVHVNAAPMATDPLLVAAGTAAVKPQGTTAIVGADGSFIARADPGTYDLSIRPEDDTNFAWMVRPNITVSDPIHDLGELSLPLPVAYDGHVQVPGDVVVPDALIRAYVYLSDSGYTPKPADAKSVLQIAETRAQSDGSFTLLLPSHLN; encoded by the coding sequence GTGATGCGCGCCCTCGTCGTCGCCGTCGGTCTGCTGTTCGCCAGCGGCTGCTCCGTCGCCTCGCTGAAGGAAGACGGCTACTCACCCACCAAGAACCAGTGCAAGTCGGACGACGACTGCGGCGGCGGCACCTGCGATCAATCCCACAGCGTGTGCGTTGCCTCCGAGGGTCAGTTCGCCACGGTGCTGTTCGAGATCACGCCGCCCTCGAGCTCGGCGCAGTTCTCCGGCGTGCGCTTTCTGCAAACGCTGGATGGCATCTCCACCGCCGGCGGCGGGTTGGATCTGAAACTCCCCGCGGTGGCCACGGTGCAAGGTCAAGTGACGCCCACCCGCGCCAAGCACCAGCCGGACTGCGCGCTCAGCTACGGCGGCAGCGCCACGGTGCCAGTGAAGATCAGCTTCACGCCCACGGAGCGGCTGCTCGGTCTCTCGTCGGAGAGCTACACCGCGTCCACCGTGAAGGAGCAGGACTACGGCTTCGAGCTGTCCGTTCCGCCGGGCACGTACGACATCTACATCGAGCCGGATCTCGAGGAGATCTCGGGTGACTCCTGCAGCGTGGTGCCGCAGCTGATCAAGAACGAGGAAATCCCAGCAGCCGTGTTCACGCTGCCCCTCGTGGCGCAGCCCGCCACGCTGCTCAAGGTGGAGGTCAGCTGGCCCAAGGCGTTGCTCGCCGGCAAGCCCGCGACGGAGAACTTCCTCGAGGGTCTGGATGGCTGGCAGATCGACATCATCGATCCCACCTCGGGCCGCGTGCTCTCGTCGCCCGCCACGCTGTCCCTCACGCAAGAGGGAGACATCGAGACGTTCTCCACCGACGTGGAGTACGCTCCCGTGCTGGGGGACGACAGCGCCGTCGGCACCGAGCTCGTGCGGCTCAAGCCGCCGGAGGGCGTGGTGGCTCCCACGCTCGTGTTCGAGCGCGGCACCTTGGACGCGTTCCAGGTGGGCAAGGCCAAGATCAATCAGCTGGAGGGCGTGCCCCACGCCATCGACGTGAGCGGTGACGTGCTGGAAGGGGGCGATCAGCGCGACGAAACGCTCACCGGCACCGTGAAGTTCGTGGCCAAGAAGCTCGCCTTCTTGCCCGAGGGCACGCTGTTCGCGTTCGTGAAGACGGTGCCCATCGACGGTGGCAAGTACACCGCAGCGCTGCTCCCCGGCGAGTACGACGTGTACGTGGCGCCGGAAGCCGGCAAGGGCCTCGCCACCACGAAGTCCACGCTCACCGTAGCGGGTTCGCCGGGCGTTCAGAGCGGCAAGGGTGTGTCGGTGCTGGCCGCCTCGCAGGTGGCGGGTGTGGTGCTCGGTCCTGCGGGTCAGCCCGTGGTTGGCGCTTCCGTCCACGTGAACGCCGCGCCCATGGCCACGGATCCGCTGCTCGTCGCCGCCGGCACCGCCGCCGTGAAGCCCCAGGGCACCACCGCCATCGTGGGCGCCGACGGCAGCTTCATCGCCCGCGCCGACCCCGGGACCTACGACCTTTCGATCCGCCCCGAAGACGACACCAACTTCGCCTGGATGGTGCGACCGAACATCACGGTATCGGATCCCATCCACGATCTCGGGGAGCTGTCCCTGCCGCTGCCCGTTGCCTACGACGGCCACGTTCAGGTCCCGGGCGACGTCGTCGTGCCCGACGCGCTCATCCGCGCCTACGTTTATCTCTCGGACTCCGGCTACACGCCGAAGCCCGCGGACGCCAAGTCGGTGCTGCAGATCGCCGAGACCCGCGCCCAGAGCGACGGCAGCTTCACCCTGCTACTGCCCTCGCACCTCAATTGA
- a CDS encoding antitoxin → MKALTIRGVDAHLARALEKEQARRGTSLNQAVLDLLRQALGVSGEGPRSNGLGKLAGTWSAEELEEFEVHTESFEQVDEDLWR, encoded by the coding sequence GTGAAAGCACTAACCATTCGAGGCGTTGATGCTCACCTGGCGCGGGCTCTCGAGAAGGAGCAGGCGCGTCGGGGGACGTCATTGAATCAGGCAGTGCTGGATCTGCTGCGCCAAGCCCTGGGCGTTTCTGGCGAGGGGCCGCGTTCCAATGGGCTGGGCAAGCTCGCCGGTACCTGGTCCGCGGAAGAGCTCGAGGAGTTCGAGGTCCACACCGAGTCCTTCGAACAGGTCGACGAGGATCTCTGGCGTTGA